Proteins from a single region of Bombus vancouverensis nearcticus chromosome 5, iyBomVanc1_principal, whole genome shotgun sequence:
- the LOC117156071 gene encoding uncharacterized protein LOC117156071, with product MDPIVLESNGSELGADQQQQQQQQPHQQQQQQQYGEVNQLGGVFVNGRPLPNAVRLRIVELAQLGIRPCDISRQLRVSHGCVSKILARYHETGSILPGAIGGSKPRVTTPKVVQYIKQLKLKDPGIFAWEIRDRLLSDGVCDKYNVPSVSSISRILRNKVGAATAIHHHPHHPAHHHHHHHLYAAAAAAGAALCPVPYPPTPYHATPPPAVTHHHHHHHHQVGPTTPGKLSPSSPTAIHPGVGHQTATSVGLQWPSSHTVHDILATGCNLINSQSSPSPTSPLCATVNNNHHHGHHHHHHQSNDNAASNNNNEETSGYHHPHHHHHHQQYYASALYHHHHHHSDTVTPVATTSPVLTVQSIMMQSSATNSQPASPCN from the exons AGAGTAACGGGAGCGAACTCGGTGCAGatcagcagcagcaacagcagcaacagccccatcaacaacagcagcagcaacagtaCGGCGAGGTGAACCAATTAGGGGGTGTGTTCGTAAATGGCCGACCCTTGCCAAATGCGGTCAGGTTGCGAATAGTGGAGCTTGCACAGCTGGGCATCAGGCCGTGCGACATCTCGCGGCAGCTGCGAGTCAGCCATGGTTGTGTCAGCAAGATCTTGGCCCGGTACCACGAGACAGGCAGCATACTGCCTGGCGCGATCGGTGGCAGCAAACCCCGTGTCACCACCCCGAAGGTGGTGCAGTATATCAAACAATTGAAACTGAAGGATCCTGGTATCTTCGCTTGGGAGATCAGGGATCGTTTATTGTCGGATGGCGTGTGCGACAAATACAACGTGCCATCGGTGAGCAGCATCTCGAGGATATTGAGGAACAAGGTCGGCGCGGCGACCGCGATTCATCATCATCCCCATCATCCGGcgcatcatcaccatcatcatcatttgTACGCGGCCGCGGCCGCGGCTGGAGCCGCCCTTTGTCCTGTCCCGTATCCGCCGACGCCTTATCACGCAACGCCGCCGCCCGCTGTAAcgcatcatcaccatcatcatcatcatcaag TTGGGCCGACGACGCCGGGCAAGCTGTCACCGTCTTCCCCGACCGCTATTCATCCCGGTGTCGGCCATCAGACAGCTACTTCCGTCGGTCTACAGTGGCCGAGTTCTCACACGGTTCACGACATCCTCGCCACCGGCTGCAACTTGATCAATTCGCAGTCGTCTCCATCGCCAACGTCGCCATTGTGCGCTACGGTGAACAATAATCATCACCACGGTcaccaccatcatcatcatcagagCAACGACAACGCTGCCAGCAACAATAACAACGAGGAAACCAGCGGTTACCATCATCCGCACCACCATCACCATCATCAGCAGTATTACGCGTCGGCTCtgtaccatcatcatcatcaccattcgGACACCGTGACCCCCGTGGCAACCACGTCACCGGTTCTCACTGTACAGTCGATCATGATGCAGTCGTCGGCGACGAACAGTCAACCAGCTAGTCCCTGTAATTGA
- the Pnn gene encoding desmosome associated protein-like protein pinnin: MRKLDTQEAWGAESLEAQLEAARDGLRGLDRSIRKILGRDLPDGENGPLQPPPRLSQKRPLQEDRRRVVSDFVNNELPGGKRRWQGSNGEPKTVFSRLSARVPSNNDDSADEDDNVIKPAVSSRVIATPREIPSRQEVIRRERIDERSRQRNKRMFGALLGTLQKFRQEETKLKAKEDKKAEVEARVEEARRREKEELRRERQQLFLSRKRQLAEVRALEAKLARSRQFQDWRAAQLPLASFIKTRAQPPIYYVPKRKHPQTDILLGQSAKELHEEIERREKVLIDELEAIELQVGLGKHQQNFDGSATLNATAEVPQSTEEGEENRDPNPEKNLESENNEPADVPIKSDKDENYENTNDIENKEEVKVDEAKDENNG; encoded by the exons atgagaAAATTAGATACACAAGAGGCCTGGGGTGCCGAAAGCTTAGAAGCGCAATTAGAAGCCGCTCGAGATGGTCTTCGGGGACTCGATCGAAGTATTCGAAAGATTTTGGGCCGGGATCTCCCTGATGGAGAAAACGGCCCGCTACAACCACCACCCAG ATTATCACAAAAGAGACCATTGCAAGAGGATAGAAGGCGTGTTGTTTCTGATTTTGTCAACAATGAACTACCTGGTGGAAAAAGGAGATGGCAAGGTTCAAATGGTGAACCAAAAACAGTTTTCAGTCGGTTAAGTGCACGTGTTCCTTCTAATAATGACGATAGTGCTGATGAAGATGATAATGTTATTAAG CCAGCAGTGTCTTCGAGAGTGATAGCAACACCAAGAGAGATTCCATCTAGACAGGAAGTTATTAGACGGGAAAGAATAGATGAACGTAGCAGACAAAGGAATAAACGAATGTTTGGTGCCCTTTTAGGAACATTACAGAAATTTCGGCAAGAAGAAACTAAACTGAAAGCAAAG GAAGATAAAAAAGCAGAAGTAGAGGCAAGAGTAGAAGAAGCCAGAaggagagaaaaggaagaattaCGACGAGAAAGACAACAATTATTCTTATCGCGTAAACGGCAACTAGCAGAAGTCCGAGCACTAGAGGCAAAATTGGCGCGCAGCCGACAATTTCAAGATTGGCGCGCGGCGCAATTACCACTTGCTTCGTTTATAAAAACGCGTGCCCAACCTCCTATTTATTACGTACCAAAGCGTAAACACCCACAAACTGATATTCTACTAGGGCAATCTGCGAAAGAACTTCATG AGGAGATCGAAAGAAGAGAGAAGGTATTGATCGATGAGCTGGAAGCTATAGAATTGCAAGTAGGTCTCGGAAAACATCAACAAAATTTTGATGGATCCGCAACGTTAAATGCAACAGCTGAAGTTCCACAATCGAcggaagaaggagaagagaatCGTGATCCAAATCCAGAGAAGAATTTAGAATCAGAGAATAACGAACCGGCTGATGTTCCCATAAAATCCGACAAAGATGAAAATTACGAAAACACGAATGATATTGAAAACAAGGAGGAAGTAAAGGTAGACGAAgcaaaagatgaaaataatggCTAG